The following nucleotide sequence is from Pasteurella multocida.
AACATACACATAAAGGCAATGAACGCAATCAGGCCTCTTGCCCACTCACCGATCGTTGAAGCATACATATTAATTAATTGTGCGATGTATTTGCCACCTACCAATTGAACAGTTTCACTTGAACCATGCTGAACTAACGCCCCTAATGCTAAGAAAACAAGCGCTAAAATGGCGGTACCAATATATCCTACATTAAAATCCCAAATACCGTCTTGATAAGACACTTTCGATACACGGCGTTTTGCAATCACCCACATTGAATTGATGGCTGAAATTTCAATCGGTGCCGGCATCCACCCCATTAACGCCACAATAAAGCCCAATGCGGCTAAATTCCAAGGGCTGGCACTGACATAATCTGCGGGGGCAACACCTTGAATGCCATTACGTGCTAATGCAATTATCACGGCACTCACTGTCGTAATTGTCAACGCAATCATGATCAATTTAGATAAGCCATCAAGTAAACGGTATTTACCTAATAACAGGATAGAAGTGCTCACCCCGATCACAATAAAACTTAATGTGGGTACAGGCACTTGAACTGGTAAGACGAAGGTCAAAATCGCCGCACAAAGCAAACCCACTGCTGCGGTGTTAATCACTGTGGCAAACACATTAAGTAAAAAGAAGATCCAAATGTATAGCTTGCCTTTTCTTAAATAACCTTGCAATAAAGTTTCCCCTGAATCTAGCGTGTATTGCACGCCAAAGCGGAAGAAAGGATATTTGAATAAATTCGCTAAAATAATAATGATGGCCAATTGCCAGCCATAAATCGCACCAGACTGGGTAGATGCAATAATATGCGATCCACCAACGGCAGCTGACGCCATTAAAATCCCCGGACCTAAAGCGGCAAATTTAGAATGCCATGTTGATTTTTCTATTTGTTGTGTTAATTCTGTCATACGATATTCCAAAAAAGAGTTTTTGATTGTCATTGTGAATTTTCACAATGTTTTAACAATATCGCCGATTTATTTATACTAGTCAACCGGACAAAAATAATACAAAAATAGTATTTTATACTGAAATAAACTAGGGTTTTAGTAAAAGCTACTGGTATGAAAAAGAAAAGTATAAGAAATACTCTATTTCTAGAAAGGAAAATAACGATAAAATAAATTTGAAAAAATAATAAAAATTTTAAAGTAAAAATAAAATAATCGTAAAACGAAGTAAGTGAAATCAAAATTGAGAAAAGTGATGGCTGGGGTACTAGGATTCGAACCTAGGAATGCCGAGATCAAAACCCGGTGCCTTACCGCTTGGCGATACCCCAACAACTATATTGACTTGCAAGCTAATGAATGGTGCGGGACGAGGGACTTGAACCCACACACCTCGCGGCGCCAGAACCTAAATCTGGTGCGTCTACCAATTTCGCCAGTCCCGCAAATATGGTGGCTATGACGGGATTCGAACCTGTGACCCCAACATTATGAGTGTTGTGCTCTAACCAACTGAGCTACATAGCCATTTTCTATTTGCATTCACCTCATCGGCTTTGCGGGGCTAATTATGCTGATATCGCCCCCACTCGTCAACTCTTTTTTTTATAAAAATGAAATTTTTAACGCGTTCGCATACAGTTTGAACAAATCGCTGTAAAAGCAACCGCACTTTAGTCTGCCAGCAAACGACGTAGCAAGCTCCCATCTAATAACGCACGTTTAATTAACGCAAATGCCCCAATGACATCTTCATTCTTCAGTTCTGATGCAACTAATGGCGTATTCTTGACAAAAGCAGGCAACGCATGGCTATCTAAAGAACGTTGTATTGCCGCAAACAAGATATTTTTGGCTTGGGTAATTTCACCAGAAATCACGATCTTCTCGGGATTAAACATATTCACACTCATCGCTAACACTCGTCCAATTTGCACCCCAACGTGTTCAATCAGTTCAATCGCTGCCGTATCCTGTTTGTTACTCGCCTTACAAATCGCATCAATATCGTGCGATTCAAGCGATAGCCATTTGCTCTCGTAGCCATCTTCTAACAGCTCGTGCATTTTGCGTTCAATCGCCGTATTACTCACGACAGTTTCCAAACATCCTACATTGCCACACAAACAACGTTTTCCCAGCGGATCAACTTGAATATGCCCAATCTCACCGACATTATTTTTATAACCTAAAAAAACCTCATGATTTATCACAATACCAGCGCCAACACCACGATGAATACGTAATAACAAAGAATCATAACAATCTTGCGTCACACCAAAATAATGCTCTGCTAAGGCTAAACTGCGCACATCATGTCCAATAAAAGTGGCTAATTGCGTATGTTGTGAAATTTTATTCGCCAGATCCCAAGGCGCTTCTAAATCAAGATGTGGCATGTATTCAATCATGTCTGTTTTCACATCGACAAATCCCGGCACCGTGATCCCCACAGCGATAAACTCACTGCCTCGCTTCTGATGTTGTGCAATAAATGCCGTCAAATGTTGTAGAAGAAAAGCCTCTATACTCGTAACACTTTGCTGTTCTGGTAAATCCACCACATCTCTTTTTAATAACTTCGTGGATAAATCCATGATAGCAAAAGTCGCATGTTTACGACCTAAACGAATCAAAATCGTGCGGAAAGCTTTATGTTCCGCCACAATTGAAGTGGCACGACGTCCACCAGTAGATTCCTGTTGCTCCACTTCTTTAATTAACCCTCGAGCAAGCAGATGACGTGTAATTTTAGTGACACTCGCCGGGGCTAATTGGCTGAGTTCTGAAATTTGAATACGAGAAATGGGACCTTGTTGATCGATCAGTTTATAAACAACAGCGCTATTCATTTGTTTTACTAAATCAACATTTGCTATTTGGTGATTTTCTCGCATATTTTACCCCAATAAAAAAATAACCTGATTATTCTAAAGTGAATTGACTGAATTAGAAATCACTTTTATTTGTTGTGCTACTCCACGTCGGACTTTAAAGTTGAAGAAAACAGTGCTAATCCCGTTGAATTACCTGTTTTGACCATCGCATTCATCACTTGTGTAGGTGAATGTAAAAGTTTATTTGTCAATTTATAACTCAGTGCTTGTAATACGGCTTCGCTATCTTCACCTTGACGTAACGCAAACAATGCCTTTTCTAATAGTATTTGACGAATATCTTCTGCATTTTCTCGGTAAGAACGGATTAAATTTGAAAATTGATGCACTTTTAACCACTCAAAGAAATCCACACATTCTTGTTGAATAATCACCCACGCTTGTGCCGACGCTTTCTCTCTTTCTGCCAGATTGCGTTGAATAATTGTCTGTAAATCATCTACTGTGTAATGATAAATACTGTCTAACTCACCGACACTTTCTTCAATATCACGTGGTACCGCAATGTCCACTAACAGCATTGGTAGGTCACAACGTACTTTTTGTGCAATCTTGACCATATCTTGAGTAATCAAGATTGTTGGACTTCCTGTTGAACTGATCACAATATCCGCTTGATTTAAGCCTTCTTGTAACTGTGTGAGTGCCAAGACTTGCACATTTTCTGCACCATCTAATTTAGTTACTAAATGTTGCGCTCGTTCAAAAGTACGGTTTGCAATCATAATTCGTTGCACACCATGGCGTAACAGATGTCGACACGTCAGTTCGATGGTCTCCCCTGCACCGACTAAAAGCACATTTAGTGTTTTGAGTGAATCAAAAATTTGGCGCGCTAAACTACATGCTCCATAGGCTACAGACACAGCACTGCCACCAATATTCGTTTCGGTTCGAACTCGCTTTGCGACAGAAAACGTTTTTTGAAATAAACGGGAAAACTCACTGGAAAGAGGTTGATTTTGCCCTTGATAATACGTTTTACTCAACTGATAGGCGTCTTTCACTTGCCCTAAAATTTGCGGTTCTCCCAATACTAATGAATCCAATCCGCAGGCAACACGCATTAAATGTAAAACCGCTTGTTGATTTTGTTGCGAATAAAGGCAGCCTGCTAACGCATCTAAAGATAACTGATGTATTTCTGCAAACCATTGCATACAACGCGTCGACCAACTTTCTGCCTCTTGAGGCGGAATGGCTTTATGATGAAAATACACTTCAGTACGATTACAAGTGGATAAAATCACCGCACTTTCAGCCAATGCTTGTTGCTGAATTTGCGCCAATGCCTCACCCCGTTTCTCAGCAGAAAACGCTACTTTCTCACGGATAGCGACAGAGGCTGTCTTGTGATTAATACCAATAACTAGAATCGTCATACATTATTTTACATGAACCGCGCTCAAACACGGCGCGTTGAACCCACAAAGAAAAGAAATAAAGCCCATTTTAATCAATTGTCCTGTCATGAGCAAACGGCAACGTGATTATTTACATGAACTTCGCTTTTATTTCAATTAAAACACGTCTTTTGCTTTACGCCATGCAACAAAGGTTTCTATATTTTGTGCGATCAAAAACGGATTAATCTGTTTTTCTCGTCCCATTGTCGTGGGTAAACTTGGCTGGTGTGCTACACGCTGTTTTTGTACCCATTGTTCATGTTGTTGTATCGCTACATTTTCTGGCAATACATATTTGGCAAAGGCTAAATTGGCTAAAGTATATTCATGGGCAGGACACACAATTGTGTCATCAGGCAAGGATTTTAAGCGTTGTAAGCCATCAAACATATCTTGATAATTCCCGGTAAAGACACGTCCACAGCCCGCAGAAAATAAACTGTCGCCACAAAATAAATGCCCATCAACCAGATAGCTCACATGTTGTTCCGTATGTCCTGCGGTTTGTAATACTTGAATGTGGTAATGTTCGGTCTGCAAAATGCCCATATTAACAATTTCGGTCGCCCCTTTCGCTTGGGTTTCTGCTGGTCCAAAGACTTTCACGTTTGGAAAATGTTGTTTAAAAAGTGAGACACCCGCAGTGTGATCATCATGATGATGAGTTAACAGCAAGGCTTCCACTTTAAGTTGATGCTGTTGAACATAATCGAGTAACGGGGTAAATTCTGGTATATCGATCACAATTATCGGTAAATTTGCTCGTCCATAGAGCCAAATGTAGTTATCATTTAGAGCAGGAATCGGTACTAGCATAAATTGTCCTCAAGGGGTTGTCATGTGGTGGAACGCAAAATATCCTAACGTCATGCACTTGCCGCACAGCTGGCAACAATTACAAAATGGCAGTTGTTATTGTAACGCACTTACCGACTATTTTTCGGCTTGGTATCCAAAAATTTTAGGTCATCATGTTTTAAAACTTGGAGGATTAAGTGCTGAAATTCAAAGTGATTGTTTTTTGCATCATGCTATTTTACTTGCGCCCCATATCAGCCCACCATTACAAAGCCTTGGCTTGCAAAAAAATACCAGTGTCATCCAAGCTAATTTGACTGAACTGCCTTTTATTGAACAATCAATTGATGCTTGTGTGTTGAGTAACACATTAAATTTCAGCCAAGACCCACACCAAATCTTACGTGAAGTTACGCGTGTTCTGCGTGAAGATGGCTATTTATTCTTGTCTCTTTTTAACCCCTTTAGTCCACTATTATTTAAACGCCATTTGCATGCTGTCCCTCATCCCCCATTGCCTGTTCGACACTATGTACCTTGGCGTATCTTAGATTGGCTAGCTTTACTTAATTTTGATATTTTAGATCAAAAACGCTTAGTCAGCTGGGATAAACATCGCTGCTTTCCACACTTAATTGCGATTGTGGCACGTAAACGGGTTTATCCATTAACCCTCAATCCACAAAAAGTGCACTTCAAAAAACACGAACTTCTCACCCCAGTTAGCGCATTCAAAACAAGACTACTACGTAAATAAGTGCAATTAAACTTGCGACAAGCCATAAACTCCCCTATTATGCCGAGCTTTAAAATCAGAAACATATCGAGATAAGCATGTCTGAACAAACTTTTATTCTCGGCAAAGATGCCGCACTGGAAGACAGTATTCACAAATTTCAGCAAAAACTCACCGCACTTGGTTTCAATATTGAAGAAGCGTCTTGGCTCAATCCTGTACCGAATGTATGGTCAGTACATATTCGTGATAAAGATTGCCCACAATGTTTTACTAATGGTAAAGGTGCGACGAAAAAAGCGGCGCTTGCCTCTGCATTAGGGGAATATTTTGAACGCCTTTCCACCAACTATTTCTTCGCTGATTTTTATTTAGGACAGGATATCGCTAACAGTGATTTCGTGCATTATCCCAATGAAAAATGGTTTCCTATCGAAGATGAGAACTTATTGCCTAATGGGCTTTTAAATCAAGAATTGCTTGATTATTACGATCCACAACAAGAATTAACACCGCAATTATTAGTGGATTTGCAATCCAGTCATTACGATCGCGGCATTGTCGCCATGCCTTATGTACGTCAATCGGATCAAACAACAGTTTACATTCCACAAAGTATCATTGCTAACCTATACGTTTCCAATGGTATGTCTGCTGGAAACAGTAAATTTGAAGCACGAGTCCAAGGCTTATCGGAAGTTTTTGAACGCCATATTAAAAATAAAATTATTGCTGAAGCAATCAGCCTGCCATTAATTCCTGCCGAAGTGATGGCTCGTTTCCCAACGATCCAAGCTGCTATTGCGAAATTAGAACAAGAAGGTTTCCCTATTTTAGCTTATGACGCGTCATTAGGCGGAAAATACCCCGTGATTTGTGTGATTTTACTCAATCCTAATAATGGTACCTGCTTTGCCTCTTTTGGTGCTCATCCTCGTTTTCAAGTAGCACTCGAAAGAACCGTTACCGAATTATTACAAGGGCGTAGCTTAAAAGATCTTGATGTGTTTACGCCACCTTCTTTCAATCATGAGGATGTAGCAGAACACGCCAATCTTGAAACACATTTTATTGATTCCAGTGGTCTTATTTCTTGGGATCTCTTTAAATCTGACGCAGATTATCCATTTGTTGACTGGGATTTTTCGGGGAGCACGGCTCAAGAATATGACAACTTGATGGCGATTTTCCAAGCAGAACAAAAAGAAGTTTATATCATGGATTATAATCATTTAGATGTGTATGCCTGTCGAATTATTGTACCCGGCATGTCCGACATTTACCCTGTGGACGACTTAATTTATGCCAATAACAATATGGGCATGGATTGGCGAGAAATTTTGCTTGATTTACCGCACTTTCACCATGATCAACACACTTATCAAGAATTGTTAAGTGAGTTAGATGAACAAGGCATTGATGATGCGACTCGTGTGCGTGAATTTATTGGGATTGTCGCCCCCCCTAAATCGGGTTGGTCAACGTTGCGGATTGGTGAGTTAAAATCGATGTTGCATTTAGCCCTTGGTGAATTAGACGCTGCACTGGACTGGGCAAATTGGACATTAAATATGAACAGCTCTGTCTTCACTGCTGAGCGCGCTAACTATTATCGTTGCTTGATCAACAGTATTGAGCTATTCCTCGATAAATCTCGCCAACCTGAACAATACCGCATGGTATTTGAAAAAATGTACGGACAACGTGCAGTCGAAATAGCTTGGCAAGCCGTACAAGGCGGGAATCCGTTTTATGATCTCCTTGCTGATGATGAACATTTACACCAATTCCAAGCACACCAGAAACTGCTTCAGGCGTATGAAAAATTACAAAAAGCCAAGCGTGAAAATTGGAAATAAGATGAAAACGAAGGATGTCAGACCTGACATCCTTTTTCATTTGTGATCTAGTGCAAAGAAATCTTTTTCATTTCATGTTATTTTGATAACGATACTTTATCTGATAATAGGAGTTTTCTTATGCAAAATTGGACAACTGAAATGTGGCAAGCAGCGGGTATTGGCTTAGTTATTGGGTTGATCCTAGGTTACTTATTCTTACGTCTTACTAAAGGTTCGGTGAAAAAACAACTTCAAACGGAAACTGAATTACAGAAAGTCAAAAATCAATTAGATAACCAAAAACAACAGCTTGAAAAACACTTTTCAGAAAGTGCCGAACTTTTGAAAAACATTGCCCAAGATTATCAAAAGCTGTATAAGCATTTAGCAACCTCCTCAACGACATTATTGCCAGAATTAACCAATAATCCGTTATTCTCATCACATTTAATTACGACTGAACATGTGGATAAACATGACCAGCAAAATAAAGATGAACAACCTAGAGATTATTCTGAAGGTTCATCTGGTTTACTAAAAAACGATAAATAGTCTATAAAATCTACCAAGTCGCCTACTTGGTAGATTTTTTCTTTTATCAACGCACCATTTCATACATAATAATCCCCCTAACACTTCGTTTTATTAACCATTTATTCATTCTCTAAAAGGCAGTTACGAAAATGAACAATTCACTTCTCAATTAATCTCTTCTTTCTTATAGAGCAAGTGTTCTAACACTTTGCTTAGCATGTTGTACAATAATTTAACGGAGTAAATGATGAAAAATCAGCTTACCAAATTAAAATGGTTTGATATTGCTATCTTAACCCTCATTCTGTTTTCCTATGCCATTTATGCTTCCTTTCTTCATTATGCTATGCCATTGGAAGGGAATAATTATGCCGATATCACGACTTTTTCAGCAGAAGATAATGTAGGAGCCTTTATTCAACAAAGTCTCTTATTATTCTTGGCATTTTTATATTTAAAATGGCGAAATTTTCATTTCGGCGTATGGAATATTGGGTTTTCTTTTCAAGCAATCGGAAAAGGGATTGTATTGTTTATCATTGTCGCCCTGTGTATGGATCTTTATTTCATCCTGTTAAATGCTTTTCTAGATTTTTCCTATGTTGAAGAGACATTAAACACAGAAAGCATAGCGCACTTTGCTTGGATTAATTTCCCGCTGATCCCTTATGCTATGTTGAATGGGGTCTATGAAGAACTCTTTTTCTTAGGTGTCTGCTTAAGCGTTGATCGTAAATATCTCCCTATCGCCTTTATTTATTCGCTGATTATTCGTGTGAGTTTCCATACTTACCAAGGCATGGAAACTGCGATTGGCATCGGTTTAATACTGGGTAGCCTCTTTTTTCTGCTATACCAAAAATCAAAAAAGAAGGATCTCTTTCCTTTCTTTGTTGCCCATGCCATTGCCGATGTTTTTGGCGCTGGCATCATCAGTTATTTTTATTAAGGCAAAAAATAACGCAAGTCAGATGACTTGCGTTATTTGCGATTCGATTAGATAAAAACAATAAAACCTATTAATTGAGTTGCTCTTGAGTCTTAATAGCGTCGCATTCCCAGCCTGCATATTCACCTGAAAATTGATTCGCGATATCTTCAAACTGTTCCACATAGTTAAAAATCTGACTGTTATCTAAGCTCAACTCCTGCTCTAATCTCACCAAATAAACCGGTTCATCCTCTTCGAGCATAACAGGCAACTGACTATATTGCATGGAAACCAGTGTAATAGACTGCGAGTGAAGATAATCCATAAACGCAAACATATTTGCTTCTTCTTCAAAACGAAAGCTATGCTCAATCGTATAAAGCGCTGCAAGATCACGACCATTTTTTGTTAACAGTTCCAGCACTTCTTCGGTGGCATGAATTTTCATTTCCAAAGGTGAAGGTAATAAGAAGTCAAAATAAATGTCCCAATGTGGATCATATTGAATCTCAATAGCAGAAATTTCCTCAAATTGTTTAAGTACTTCTAAAAAGGGCTCCGTGTTATCACAATAAAAATAAAGCTGTGCATGACCTGCCGATAGCACATGTCCTGCATATAACGTGTCAGGTAATGCACTTAATTGTGTCCATAATTTCACAATCTGACGCATTAATGTTTGATAAAAACTCGGATCTGGCAATTCATTCTCATCCAACATCGCATACGGAAATTTAAACTGTATGATGTTATGGCTTTTCGGCGAGGGGAATTGATGTAATACCTCAAGATTCACTGAAAAAATCGCCAGTTTCTCATTCAGTACAGAACGATAATTTTGCCAGCTTTGTCCTTTATCCATGCGAGTACCTTATTTAAATACTGCCCAAACCGGTGCATGATCAGAAGGTTTTTCCATTGCACGGATATCCAACGCAATCCCTGTTTCAACACAGCGTGCTGCTAGAGCATGGTTTGCAATAATATGATCAATACGTAAACCACGATTATCATCAAACCCTTTTGAGCGATAATCAAACCATGAAAATTGATCGTTCACATCCGGATTTAAATGACGGAAAGTGTCCACTAAACCGTAGCCATATAAACGGTTCATCCATTCTCTTTCTTCCGGTAAAAACGAACATTTGCCCGTGCGTAACCAACGTTTACGATTTTCATCACCAATCCCAATATCCAGATCTGTCGGACTAATATTCATATCGCCCATAATAATAATCGGATTATTGGCATTGTGATCCTGTTCTAAATACTGTTGTAAATCCGCATAAAATTTCTCTTTAGCGGGGAATTTAGTTTCATGAGCGCGACTTTCGCCTTGTGGAAAATAACCATTAATCACTGTTAATAAGCCAAAATCTGTTTCTAAATCCGCCATAATAATGCGTTTTTGAGCTTCTTCACTGTCTGTTGGAAACCCTTTACGTACCGCTTTAGGCGCTTGCTTGGTTAACAACGCAACACCGTAGTGTCCCTTTTGACCATGATGAAAAACATGGTAGCCCAAATGTTCAACCAGTTCATAAGGGAACATTTCATCTGCCACCTTAATCTCTTGCAATCCCAACACATCGGGTTGGTATTTCTCAATCACCGCCTCTAGTTGATGCGGTCTTGCTCTCAATCCATTAATATTAAAAGAAATGACTTTCATGCCTAAATTTCCTAATTCATCATTAGATAAAGTCAGCATTATACTGTGATCTCGTGTATTGCCAAAGCAATAAAAACATTCTGTCATTACCCCTTAGCTTTTCACTGTCCCCCCTATCAGCATTTTTTGCAAAAATGTGATCTGTGTCTAGTAACATCTCATTAACAATGATTGATCATTTTTAAAACATCTTTTACAGTGAAAAATGTGCCAAAAGAATCCTTTACTCACCCAAACGGAGGAACTATGCCGCATAATTCAATGTTAAAAGAAAATCGTCTTTTCAAACCAACAGATGAATTTCGTCGCCAAGCCAATATTTCGGGCTTAGAAACCTATCAAGCGCTTTGGGAATTTGCTGACAAAGATTATCTCACCTATTGGAGTGATCTGGCGCGTGAATTAATCACTTGGAAAAAGCCTTTTATGCACATCTTCGATGATTCAGAAGCACCTTTCTATAAATGGTTTTCTGATGGCACTTTAAATGTGTCCTATAACTGTTTAGATCGCCACTTACCAGATAAAGCAGATAAAACCGCGCTAATTTTTGAATCAGATTTTGGTCAAGTCCAACTCTATACTTACGTCAAATTACATAATCGCGTTTGCCGTTTTGCTAATGCATTGCGTGAATTAGGGATCAAAAAAGGGGATCGGGTCATTATTTATTTACCCATGCTAGTGGAAGCCGTGATTGCGATGCAAGCTTGTGCCCGTATCGGTGCGGTTCATTCAGTGGTATTTGGTGGTTTTTCTGCCAGCGCACTACGTGATCGGATTGAAGATGCTGAAGCCAAATTAGTGATTACCGCGAATGCTGGATTACGTGGTGGTAAAATTATTCCACTTAAAGAGACCGTGGATGAAGCTTTAGAAATGGGCTGTAAAACAATTGAAAATGTTATCGTCTTTCACCGAGTGAATATTGATACCCCGTGGAAAAAAGGGCGTGATCTCTGGTGGAATGAACTTACTGCAAACCAACCCGCTTTCTGTGAGCCAGAATGGATGAATGCGGAAGACCCGCTATTTATTTTATACACCTCGGGATCAACGGGTAAACCGAAAGGCATTGTACACAGTACTGGTGGTTATTTATTAGGTGCATTAAATTCGTTT
It contains:
- the hemA gene encoding glutamyl-tRNA reductase, which encodes MTILVIGINHKTASVAIREKVAFSAEKRGEALAQIQQQALAESAVILSTCNRTEVYFHHKAIPPQEAESWSTRCMQWFAEIHQLSLDALAGCLYSQQNQQAVLHLMRVACGLDSLVLGEPQILGQVKDAYQLSKTYYQGQNQPLSSEFSRLFQKTFSVAKRVRTETNIGGSAVSVAYGACSLARQIFDSLKTLNVLLVGAGETIELTCRHLLRHGVQRIMIANRTFERAQHLVTKLDGAENVQVLALTQLQEGLNQADIVISSTGSPTILITQDMVKIAQKVRCDLPMLLVDIAVPRDIEESVGELDSIYHYTVDDLQTIIQRNLAEREKASAQAWVIIQQECVDFFEWLKVHQFSNLIRSYRENAEDIRQILLEKALFALRQGEDSEAVLQALSYKLTNKLLHSPTQVMNAMVKTGNSTGLALFSSTLKSDVE
- a CDS encoding ROK family transcriptional regulator, which produces MRENHQIANVDLVKQMNSAVVYKLIDQQGPISRIQISELSQLAPASVTKITRHLLARGLIKEVEQQESTGGRRATSIVAEHKAFRTILIRLGRKHATFAIMDLSTKLLKRDVVDLPEQQSVTSIEAFLLQHLTAFIAQHQKRGSEFIAVGITVPGFVDVKTDMIEYMPHLDLEAPWDLANKISQHTQLATFIGHDVRSLALAEHYFGVTQDCYDSLLLRIHRGVGAGIVINHEVFLGYKNNVGEIGHIQVDPLGKRCLCGNVGCLETVVSNTAIERKMHELLEDGYESKWLSLESHDIDAICKASNKQDTAAIELIEHVGVQIGRVLAMSVNMFNPEKIVISGEITQAKNILFAAIQRSLDSHALPAFVKNTPLVASELKNEDVIGAFALIKRALLDGSLLRRLLAD
- a CDS encoding class I SAM-dependent methyltransferase, whose product is MWWNAKYPNVMHLPHSWQQLQNGSCYCNALTDYFSAWYPKILGHHVLKLGGLSAEIQSDCFLHHAILLAPHISPPLQSLGLQKNTSVIQANLTELPFIEQSIDACVLSNTLNFSQDPHQILREVTRVLREDGYLFLSLFNPFSPLLFKRHLHAVPHPPLPVRHYVPWRILDWLALLNFDILDQKRLVSWDKHRCFPHLIAIVARKRVYPLTLNPQKVHFKKHELLTPVSAFKTRLLRK
- the xthA gene encoding exodeoxyribonuclease III; the protein is MKVISFNINGLRARPHQLEAVIEKYQPDVLGLQEIKVADEMFPYELVEHLGYHVFHHGQKGHYGVALLTKQAPKAVRKGFPTDSEEAQKRIIMADLETDFGLLTVINGYFPQGESRAHETKFPAKEKFYADLQQYLEQDHNANNPIIIMGDMNISPTDLDIGIGDENRKRWLRTGKCSFLPEEREWMNRLYGYGLVDTFRHLNPDVNDQFSWFDYRSKGFDDNRGLRIDHIIANHALAARCVETGIALDIRAMEKPSDHAPVWAVFK
- the ycaO gene encoding 30S ribosomal protein S12 methylthiotransferase accessory factor YcaO, with the translated sequence MSEQTFILGKDAALEDSIHKFQQKLTALGFNIEEASWLNPVPNVWSVHIRDKDCPQCFTNGKGATKKAALASALGEYFERLSTNYFFADFYLGQDIANSDFVHYPNEKWFPIEDENLLPNGLLNQELLDYYDPQQELTPQLLVDLQSSHYDRGIVAMPYVRQSDQTTVYIPQSIIANLYVSNGMSAGNSKFEARVQGLSEVFERHIKNKIIAEAISLPLIPAEVMARFPTIQAAIAKLEQEGFPILAYDASLGGKYPVICVILLNPNNGTCFASFGAHPRFQVALERTVTELLQGRSLKDLDVFTPPSFNHEDVAEHANLETHFIDSSGLISWDLFKSDADYPFVDWDFSGSTAQEYDNLMAIFQAEQKEVYIMDYNHLDVYACRIIVPGMSDIYPVDDLIYANNNMGMDWREILLDLPHFHHDQHTYQELLSELDEQGIDDATRVREFIGIVAPPKSGWSTLRIGELKSMLHLALGELDAALDWANWTLNMNSSVFTAERANYYRCLINSIELFLDKSRQPEQYRMVFEKMYGQRAVEIAWQAVQGGNPFYDLLADDEHLHQFQAHQKLLQAYEKLQKAKRENWK
- a CDS encoding YhcB family protein; the protein is MQNWTTEMWQAAGIGLVIGLILGYLFLRLTKGSVKKQLQTETELQKVKNQLDNQKQQLEKHFSESAELLKNIAQDYQKLYKHLATSSTTLLPELTNNPLFSSHLITTEHVDKHDQQNKDEQPRDYSEGSSGLLKNDK
- a CDS encoding TIGR01619 family protein; its protein translation is MDKGQSWQNYRSVLNEKLAIFSVNLEVLHQFPSPKSHNIIQFKFPYAMLDENELPDPSFYQTLMRQIVKLWTQLSALPDTLYAGHVLSAGHAQLYFYCDNTEPFLEVLKQFEEISAIEIQYDPHWDIYFDFLLPSPLEMKIHATEEVLELLTKNGRDLAALYTIEHSFRFEEEANMFAFMDYLHSQSITLVSMQYSQLPVMLEEDEPVYLVRLEQELSLDNSQIFNYVEQFEDIANQFSGEYAGWECDAIKTQEQLN
- the gloB gene encoding hydroxyacylglutathione hydrolase, with the translated sequence MLVPIPALNDNYIWLYGRANLPIIVIDIPEFTPLLDYVQQHQLKVEALLLTHHHDDHTAGVSLFKQHFPNVKVFGPAETQAKGATEIVNMGILQTEHYHIQVLQTAGHTEQHVSYLVDGHLFCGDSLFSAGCGRVFTGNYQDMFDGLQRLKSLPDDTIVCPAHEYTLANLAFAKYVLPENVAIQQHEQWVQKQRVAHQPSLPTTMGREKQINPFLIAQNIETFVAWRKAKDVF
- a CDS encoding NRAMP family divalent metal transporter, producing the protein MTELTQQIEKSTWHSKFAALGPGILMASAAVGGSHIIASTQSGAIYGWQLAIIIILANLFKYPFFRFGVQYTLDSGETLLQGYLRKGKLYIWIFFLLNVFATVINTAAVGLLCAAILTFVLPVQVPVPTLSFIVIGVSTSILLLGKYRLLDGLSKLIMIALTITTVSAVIIALARNGIQGVAPADYVSASPWNLAALGFIVALMGWMPAPIEISAINSMWVIAKRRVSKVSYQDGIWDFNVGYIGTAILALVFLALGALVQHGSSETVQLVGGKYIAQLINMYASTIGEWARGLIAFIAFMCMFGTTITVIDGYSRTNVESLRLILGKKESRPSYLNVAITFAALAGLAIIFYFNNAVGPMLKFAMIASFVSTPVFAYLNLSLVLKGEHRVKGKLLWLSLIGLMYLTSFTLLFIAQQAGWLT
- a CDS encoding CPBP family intramembrane glutamic endopeptidase — protein: MKNQLTKLKWFDIAILTLILFSYAIYASFLHYAMPLEGNNYADITTFSAEDNVGAFIQQSLLLFLAFLYLKWRNFHFGVWNIGFSFQAIGKGIVLFIIVALCMDLYFILLNAFLDFSYVEETLNTESIAHFAWINFPLIPYAMLNGVYEELFFLGVCLSVDRKYLPIAFIYSLIIRVSFHTYQGMETAIGIGLILGSLFFLLYQKSKKKDLFPFFVAHAIADVFGAGIISYFY